Proteins co-encoded in one Zerene cesonia ecotype Mississippi chromosome 3, Zerene_cesonia_1.1, whole genome shotgun sequence genomic window:
- the LOC119837193 gene encoding non-structural maintenance of chromosomes element 1 homolog, which yields MPNTEYGDVHRYFLRTVASLGVISVNDAESLLTDLNTDQNYSVPDLVKQINEQIKPLKQSIKITNDEYTSEEVIIFLSLGYDEATKSQNLFSLSELEYFRMLLEQIMTTEGRQITGIHALNLVGNMKSSYTKTDAQKLLDTWCRMRYLDKEENNYALGVRTIHEFEGYFRENMPDTIEECCLCKRIVFRGYNCIECAKAVHTRCLNKYLEKMSKWPCCKIDFNPEQLERLICQSSRFSQSQRSTEHEVEVSTEAADKSDEVTQEISTQDIIPEISQRITRKRKRQNE from the exons atgcCAAATACCGAATACGGTGATGTGCATCGTTATTTCCTAAGAACAGTTGCTAGTTTGGGCGTGATATCGGTAAATGATGCGGAAAgtcttttaacggatttaaaca CTGATCAAAATTATTCTGTCCCAGATTTGGTTAAACAGATAAACGAACAGATAAAGCCATTAAaacaatctattaaaataacaaatgatgAATATACTTCAGAAGAAGTGATAATATTCTTATCTTTGGGTTATGACGAAGCCACTAAATctcaaaatttgttttcattatctGAACTTGAGTATTTTAGGATGCTTTTAGAACAAATCATGACTACTGAGGGAAGGCAAATTACGGGAATTCATGCTCTTAATTTAGTTGGAAATATGAAATCATCTTACACCAAGACAGATGCACAA AAATTGCTTGATACTTGGTGCCGCATGCGATACCTtgataaagaagaaaataattatgcttTAGGAGTGAGAACTATTCATGAATTTGAAGGCTACTTCAGAGAGAACATGCCGGATACTATAGAAGAATGTTGCTTGTGCAAACGAATTGTATTTAGA GGTTACAATTGTATAGAATGTGCCAAAGCAGTACATACTCGCTGCCTCAATAAATATCTGGAGAAAATGTCAAAATGGCCCTGCTGTAAGATTGACTTCAATCCGGAGCAATTGGAAAGGCTTATCTGCCAGAG ttccaGATTCTCTCAGAGCCAAAGGTCAACAGAACATGAAGTGGAGGTTTCTACAGAAGCTGCAGATAAATCAGATGAAGTGACTCAGGAAATATCCACACAAGACATTATACCGGAAATATCACAACGAATAACAAGAAAACGTAAGAGGCAAAATGAATAG